The genomic region CGACGACGACCGAGGTCTCCTTGGTGGTGCGTTCCACCCGTCCGATGCGGCCCACGCGGGTCATGCGGTGATCTCCTTGTGCAGTGCGCGTGCCGCTTCGAGGAACGCGTCGTTCTCAGCCGGGGTGCCCACGGAGACCCGCAGCCACCCGGGAACCCCGTTGTCCCTGATGAGGACCCCGTGGTCGAGGATGGTCCGCCAGGCGGCACGGGCGTCGTCGAACCGGCCGAACTGGATGAAGTTCGCGTCGGACGCGGTGACTTCGTATCCGGCCGCGCGCAGCTCGACGACGATCCGGTCGCGCTCCGCCTTCAGCTGCTCGACGTACTGGAGCAGCGTATCGGTGTGCTCCAGGGCGGCGAGCGCGGTGGCCTGGGTGACGGACGAGAGGTGGTACGGCAGCCGCACCAGCTGGACGGCGTCGACGACCGCGGGGTCCGCGGCGAGGTAGCCGAGCCGCAGTCCGGCGGCGCCGAACGCCTTGGACATGGTGCGGGAGAGCACCAGGTTCGGGCGGCCCTCGATCAGCGGGAGCAGCGAGGGAGCGTGGCTGAATTCGCCGTACGCCTCGTCCACCACGACCATCGAGGGGCCCGCCGCCTGCGCGGCCTCGTACAGCGCGAGGACCGTACCGGCGTCGACCGCGGTGCCGGTGGGGTTGTTCGGCGAGGTGATGAAGACGACGTCCGGCCGGTTCTCGGCGATGGAGCGGGTCGCCGCCGCGACGTCGATGGTGAAGTCCTCGTGGCGCGGGCCGGAGATCCAGCCGGTGCCGGTGCCGCGCGCGATGAGCGCGTGCATCGAGTACGAGGGCTCGAAGCCGATCGCCGTGCGCCCCGGTCCGCCGAAGGTCTGGAGCAGCTGCTGGATGACCTCGTTGGAGCCGTTCGCCGCCCAGACGTGGGCGGCGGTGACCTCGTGTCCGGCGGTGCGGCTGAGGTACTTGGCCAGCTCGGTGCGCAGCTCGACCGCTTCCCGGTCCGGGTAGCGGTTGAGGGTGCGGGCCGCCTCCCGGACGCGTTCGGCGATCCGGTCGACCAGCGCCTCGGGCAGCGGGTACGGGTTCTCGTTGGTGTTCAGCCGTACCGGGACGTCCAACTGGGGCGCCCC from Streptomyces sp. NBC_01267 harbors:
- a CDS encoding histidinol-phosphate transaminase, which translates into the protein MTRIDDLPVRDELRGQSPYGAPQLDVPVRLNTNENPYPLPEALVDRIAERVREAARTLNRYPDREAVELRTELAKYLSRTAGHEVTAAHVWAANGSNEVIQQLLQTFGGPGRTAIGFEPSYSMHALIARGTGTGWISGPRHEDFTIDVAAATRSIAENRPDVVFITSPNNPTGTAVDAGTVLALYEAAQAAGPSMVVVDEAYGEFSHAPSLLPLIEGRPNLVLSRTMSKAFGAAGLRLGYLAADPAVVDAVQLVRLPYHLSSVTQATALAALEHTDTLLQYVEQLKAERDRIVVELRAAGYEVTASDANFIQFGRFDDARAAWRTILDHGVLIRDNGVPGWLRVSVGTPAENDAFLEAARALHKEITA